In Nomascus leucogenys isolate Asia chromosome 8, Asia_NLE_v1, whole genome shotgun sequence, a single genomic region encodes these proteins:
- the LALBA gene encoding alpha-lactalbumin, translated as MRFFVPLFLVGILFPAIPAKQFTKCELSQLLKDIDGYGGIALPELICTIFHTSGYDTQAIVENSESTEYGLFQISNKLWCKSSQVPQSRNICDISCDKFLDDDITDDIMCAKKILDIKGIDYWLAHKALCTEKLEQWLCEKL; from the exons ATGAGGTTCTTTGTCCCTCTGTTCCTGGTGGGCATCCTGTTCCCTGCCATCCCGGCCAAGCAATTTACAAAATGTGAGCTGTCCCAGCTGCTGAAAGACATAGATGGTTATGGAGGCATTGCTTTACCTGAAT TGATCTGTACCATATTTCACACCAGTGGTTATGACACACAAGCCATAGTTGAAAACAGTGAAAGCACGGAATATGGACTCTTCCAGATCAGTAATAAGCTTTGGTGCAAGAGCAGCCAGGTCCCTCAGTCAAGGAACATCTGTGACATCTCCTGTGACA AGTTCCTGGATGATGACATTACTGATGACATAATGTGTGCCAAGAAGATCCTGGATATTAAAGGAATTGACTACTG GTTGGCCCATAAAGCCCTCTGCACTGAGAAGCTGGAACAGTGGCTTTGTGAGAAGTTGTGA
- the LOC100584175 gene encoding olfactory receptor 8S1: MTTVTVFVLLGLSNNPQVQALLFVLFLVIYLLILLGNLLMVLVISTDSHLHTPMYFFLGHLSFLDAFYSSIIVPKLLENLLSKGKTISFLECFTQISLVIFSGATEACLLSVMAYDRFQAVCHPLLYGVIINRRVCAGLVGASWAIGMGTGLINTLLLAQQHFCGPNVIRSFACELPPVLSLTCSDPRASIASILTTMSVLGLGTLVLLLGSYSCIIMTALRINSATGRSKIFSTCSSHFLVVTIFYTSGVLRYMTPASGSALEQVLSVQYSVITPLLNPLIYSLKNQEVKVALRRMLARKSRLPL, from the exons ATGACCACAGTCACTGTGTTTGTTCTCCTAGGACTGTCCAACAACCCTCAGGTTCAGGCGCTGCTCTTTGTTCTGTTCCTGGTGATTTACCTCTTGATTCTACTGGGGAACCTGCTGATGGTGCTGGTGATCAGTACTGATTCCCACCTCCACACCCCCATGTACTTCTTCCTGGGACACCTCTCCTTCCTGGATGCTTTCTATTCCTCCATTATTGTGCCTAAACTGCTAGAGAACCTTCTTTCTAAGGGGAAGACAATATCCTTCCTTGAGTGTTTCACTCAGATCTCCCTGGTCATATTTTCCGGAGCTACTGAGGCTTGCCTCCTCTCGGTCATGGCCTATGACCGGTTTCAGGCCGTGTGTCATCCACTGTTGTATGGGGTGATTATAAACAGGAGGGTGTGTGCTGGCCTGGTGGGGGCATCCTGGGCCATAGGAATGGGGACTGGTCTAATTAACACCCTCCTCCTGGCTCAGCAGCACTTCTGTGGCCCTAATGTCATCCGCAGTTTTGCCTGTGAGCTTCCTCCGGTGCTCTCATTGACCTGTTCTGACCCCCGCGCTAGCATCGCCTCCATTCTCACCACCATGTCAGTCCTGGGCCTTGGCACCCTTGTCCTTTTGCTGGGTTCGTACAGCTGTATCATCATGACAGCCCTGAGGATCAACTCTGCCACAGGTCGGAGCAAGATCTTTTCCACCTGCTCTTCCCATTTCCTTGTGGTCACCATCTTTTATACTTCAGGAGTTCTCAG GTATATGACTCCAGCATCCGGCTCAGCCCTAGAGCAAGTGCTCTCCGTGCAGTACAGTGTGATAACCCCCCTGCTGAACCCCCTCATCTACAGTCTGAAGAACCAAGAGGTAAAGGTGGCTCTGAGGAGGATGCTGGCCAGGAAGTCCAGGCTTCCCTTGTAG
- the ANP32D gene encoding LOW QUALITY PROTEIN: acidic leucine-rich nuclear phosphoprotein 32 family member D (The sequence of the model RefSeq protein was modified relative to this genomic sequence to represent the inferred CDS: substituted 1 base at 1 genomic stop codon) — protein sequence MEMGKQIHLELXNRTPSDVKELLLDNSQSSEGKLEGLTDEFKELEFLSTINVALTSIANLPKLNKLKKLELSSNRASGGLEVLAEKCPNLIHLNLSGNKIKDLSTIEPLKKLENLESLDLFNCEIQN from the exons ATGGAGATGGGCAAACAGATTCATTTAGAGCTGTAGAACAGGACGCCCTCTGATGTGAAAGAACTTCTCCTGGACAACAGTCAGTCGAgtgaaggcaaattggaaggcCTCACAGATGAATTTAAAGAACTGGAATTCTTAAGTACAATCAATGTAGCCCTCACCTCAATCGCAAACTTGCCGAAGTTAAACAAACTTAAGAAGCTTGAACTAAGCAGTAACAGAGCCTCAGGGGGGCTAGAAGTATTGGCAGAAAAGTGTCCGAACCTCATACATCTAAATTTAAGTGGCAACAAAATTAAAGACCTCAGCACAATAGAGCCCCTGAAAAAGTTAGAAAACCTTGAGAGCTtagaccttttc aactgtgaaatccaaaat